In Candidatus Hydrogenedentota bacterium, a single window of DNA contains:
- a CDS encoding YceI family protein, with translation MKKILIGVVLIALGAAAGGAAGYKFGVEYGKKAAEATKVFERTHQTAVVDLKTLDDAKPAPAPAAAPEAPVAPVEAAPADAPVNAPAAAPAAAPEAPAGDAVTYALSLDDTFIDFIGYKTVAGDTIGMSGRFDKSEGTVTIPGGDFTQGSFSITIDTPSIGTENAILTGVLKTAVFFDIETYPTVKIESKKIEQRDGKYVATVAWTMRDKTVGVEIPLDVKVSDTQVTALGEVRIDRNLWGVGPGDWEIGGVRVPILPDVLVKFEVLAKKS, from the coding sequence ATGAAGAAGATTCTCATCGGCGTCGTTCTGATCGCCCTGGGCGCCGCCGCCGGCGGCGCCGCCGGGTATAAGTTTGGCGTGGAATACGGAAAGAAGGCCGCCGAGGCCACCAAGGTTTTCGAGCGCACCCACCAGACGGCCGTGGTGGACCTGAAAACCTTGGATGATGCCAAGCCAGCGCCTGCTCCGGCCGCGGCCCCCGAAGCTCCCGTAGCGCCTGTGGAGGCCGCCCCGGCCGACGCCCCCGTGAACGCCCCCGCCGCCGCGCCTGCGGCCGCCCCCGAAGCCCCTGCGGGCGACGCGGTCACCTACGCCCTCAGCCTCGACGACACCTTCATTGACTTCATCGGCTACAAGACCGTGGCTGGCGACACCATCGGCATGAGCGGGCGCTTCGACAAGAGCGAGGGCACCGTGACCATTCCGGGCGGCGACTTCACACAGGGCTCCTTCAGCATCACCATAGACACCCCGTCCATCGGCACGGAGAACGCCATTCTCACCGGCGTGCTGAAGACCGCCGTCTTCTTCGACATTGAGACCTATCCCACGGTCAAGATTGAGAGCAAGAAGATCGAGCAGCGCGACGGCAAGTATGTCGCCACCGTGGCGTGGACCATGCGCGACAAGACCGTCGGCGTGGAAATCCCCCTGGACGTCAAGGTCTCCGACACCCAGGTCACCGCCCTCGGCGAGGTCCGCATTGACCGGAACCTCTGGGGCGTCGGCCCCGGCGACTGGGAAATCGGCGGCGTCCGCGTCCCGATCCTCCCCGACGTCCTCGTCAAGTTCGAGGTCCTCGCGAAGAAGTCCTGA